The sequence below is a genomic window from Acidobacteriota bacterium.
CGAAGCGAATAAACAGCGAACATGTGTGTAAAAAGATTGTAAAAGATGAGAGAGGAACACAGTCTCTTGTGTCCAATCTCGGTCGAGGTGCGCGGCATATTTTTACACTGAGGGTTCGTATACCCTCTGATGAATGCTCCATCTGGTCGGACACTTCCGTAGGGCGGTGTGGCGAGCGTTCCAGCATGAAGCCTTCGCCACTGCCAAGGGGGCGGCTTACTCTTCGATCCTCACAGTATTTCCTGGGTTCCTGATCCTGGCTTCTATTGTGGCCGTCTCCGGCGATACGACAAAGCTCACTCGGGAGATCTCATACGCGCTGGGAAAAGTCCTACCGGCTGGGACGAATGCCCTGGCGCTCGCATACTTCAACAGCAGCAATATTCGACCTGTACGGGTGATCATTTCAGCCTCGCTGGTGATGCTCACTGCGGCGAGCGGTGTGTTGGTCTCCTGGATGTCGGCCTTCCGGCGGGCATATGGGATTCAGGTAAACCCCTGGAGTTTCTGGAAGGAGCGTGCGGTTGCCCTGCTACTGGTTCCTCTCTCAATGATACCTTTGGGATTTGCAACGGTACTGGTGGGCTTCGGGAATCAATTGCAGAACTGGCTGGCGGCCCATACCATCTACGAACTGCGCGGAGCCGTTTTGCTACTTTGGGCTTGGGGACGATGGTCGATCGGGGTGCTAACCAGCATTGCCGTAATCGCTGTGATCTACCACATGGCTATACCTCGCACGCAATCCTGGCGAAGGGTTTTGCCCGGAGCCTTCCTGGCAACGGCGATGTGGTTTGCCGCCACGATCTGCTTTGGATGGTATATCACCAATTATGCAAATTATGCGGTCCTCTATGGCTCTCTGGCAGCCGTAATAGCCCTACTGGTCTGGTTGTACATTGTTTCTATCGTTGTGCTCATCGGAGCGGAATTCAACGCGCTGGTTTTTCCCAAATGCGATG
It includes:
- a CDS encoding YihY/virulence factor BrkB family protein codes for the protein MLHLVGHFRRAVWRAFQHEAFATAKGAAYSSILTVFPGFLILASIVAVSGDTTKLTREISYALGKVLPAGTNALALAYFNSSNIRPVRVIISASLVMLTAASGVLVSWMSAFRRAYGIQVNPWSFWKERAVALLLVPLSMIPLGFATVLVGFGNQLQNWLAAHTIYELRGAVLLLWAWGRWSIGVLTSIAVIAVIYHMAIPRTQSWRRVLPGAFLATAMWFAATICFGWYITNYANYAVLYGSLAAVIALLVWLYIVSIVVLIGAEFNALVFPKCDANSEAE